One window of Cygnus olor isolate bCygOlo1 chromosome 28, bCygOlo1.pri.v2, whole genome shotgun sequence genomic DNA carries:
- the SMG5 gene encoding protein SMG5 codes for MSQGGGAGSESGEPEAKVLHTKRLYRAVVEAVHRLDLILGNKAAYQEVFKPENISLRNKLRELCVKLMFLHPVDYGRKAEELLWRKVYYEVIQLIKTNKKHIHSRSTLECAYRTHLVAGIGFYQHLLLYIQSHYQLELQCCIDWTHVTDPLIGCKKPVSASEKEMEWAQMACHRCLVYLGDLARYQNELAGVDTELLAERFYYQALSVAPQIGMPFNQLGTLAGSKYYNVEATYCYLRCIQSEVSFEGAYGNLKRLYDKAAKMYHQLKKCETRKLSPSKKRCKDIKRLLVSFMYLQSLLQPKSSSLDSELTSLCQSVLEDFNLCLFYLPSPPNLSSTSEDEEEYESGYSFLPDLLIFRMVIICFMSVHSLKRAGSKQYSAAIAFTLALFSHLINHVNIRLQAELEEGENPVPAFQNDGTDDQEPREPLNSIEKEAEAELANHQPKEEQRKNDCKKSKKYSRLSCLRRRRHPQKVDESDLSEGFDSDSSQGSTKGSDGSESGSEKSDEEAEAAFDVETDSDMNSQESRSDLEDMEDDPGEEGSSRGKSGPKEALKNCVDGSGLGDSKIPSISKTETPDSAVNGPVSLSTNDASIASNLQAMSTQLFQTKRCFRLAPTFSNILLKPNSEPAVLKDGLDNKPCVNGDLEKPSLAEQDDVSDSEESISSNKSCRNERSLQEKLEIVTNEGLLLTVKVFLDWLRTNTDLIIMCAQSSQSLWNRLSVLLNLLPSAADLQESGLDLCDEVKDMLSGAELPDLHTNLLLPEDVALRNLPPLKNAHKRFNFEQDRPIFSAVEESVVRICCIRSFGHFITRLQGSILQFNSELGIFISIAQSEQDNLLHQAQAQFHMAAEEARRNRLMRDMAQLRLQLEVSQLEGSLQQPKAQSAMSPYLVPDTQALCQHLAVVKQLATSGRFIIIIPRIVIDGLDFLKKDNAGARDSIRYLEAEFKKGNRYIRCQKDVGKSFERHKLKRQDLDAWNLYKILDSCRQLTVSQGNGEDDTTGMVTIITGFQLEDPSTLSAPMQSAIQAATSASVEIKNVLEFYKQWKEMG; via the exons AGCAGTGGTGGAGGCTGTTCATCGACTGGATCTCATCCTTGGTAATAAGGCAGCGTATCAGGAAGTGTTCAAGCCAGAGAACATCAGCCTGAGGAACAA GCTGCGAGAGCTGTGTGTGAAGCTGATGTTCTTGCATCCAGTGGATtatggaagaaaagcagaagaactgCTCTGGAGAAAAGTTTACTATGAAGTTATCCAgctcattaaaacaaataaaaag CACATTCACAGCCGTAGCACTCTGGAGTGTGCGTACCGGACTCACTTAGTTGCTGGCATAGGATTTTACCAGCACCTTCTCCTCTACATCCAGTCTCACTatcagctggagctgcagtgctgtATCGACTGGACGCATGTCACGGACCCTCTAATAG GCTGCAAGAAACCCGTGTCTGCGTCGGAGAAGGAGATGGAGTGGGCACAGATGGCATGTCACAGATGTCTGGTTTATCTCGGAGATCTAG CTCGCTATCAGAACGAACTGGCAGGAGTGGACACAGAGTTGCTGGCTGAGCGGTTTTACTATCAAGCCCTTTCTGTTGCACCGCAAATTG GCATGCCTTTTAATCAGCTGGGGACATTGGCTGGGAGCAAATACTACAACGTGGAAGCCACCTATTGCTATTTACGCTG TATCCAGTCTGAAGTGTCCTTTGAAGGTGCCTATGGGAACCTGAAGCGTCTGTACGACAAAGCAGCCAAAATGTATCACCAGCTGAAGAAATGTGAAACCAGGAAGTTGTCTCCAAGCAAGAAACG GTGCAAAGACATTAAGAGGTTGCTGGTGAGCTTTATGTACCTGCAGAGCCTTTTGCAACCAAAGAGCAG CTCTCTGGATTCTGAGCTGACATCACTCTGCCAGTCTGTACTGGAGGATTTCAATCTGTGCTTGTTCTACCTGCCTTCTCCTCCTAATCTGAGCTCAACCAGCGAAGATGAAGAAGAGTATGAGAGTGGCTACTCCTTCCTTCCCGATCTCCTGATCTTCCGCATGGTGATCATCTGCTTTATGAGTGTTCACAGCCTCAAGAGGGCAG GTTCAAAGCAGTACAGTGCAGCCATTGCTTTCACGCTGGCCCTCTTCTCTCACCTGATAAATCACGTCAATATTCGCCTGCAGGCAGAGCtagaagaaggggaaaatccAGTCCCAGCCTTTCAGAATGATGGCACAG ATGACCAGGAGCCACGGGAGCCTTTGAACTCGATTGAGAAAGAAGCCGAAGCTGAGTTGGCCAATCATCAGCCCAAAGAGGAACAACGGAAGAATGActgcaagaaaagcaagaaatactCTCGCCTCTCTTGTTTGCGTCGCCGTCGCCACCCCCAGAAGGTGGATGAGAGTGACCTGAGCGAGGGCTTTGACTCTGACTCCAGCCAGGGCTCTACAAAGGGCAGCGATGGCTCAGAAAGTGGCTCAGAGAAGAGTGACGAGGAAGCAGAAGCTGCTTTTGATGTGGAGACGGACTCTGACATGAACAGCCAAGAATCTCGGTCTGACTTGGAGGACATGGAAGATGATCCGGGTGAGGAGGGAAGCAGCCGAGGCAAAAGTGGGCCCAAAGAGGCCTTAAAAAACTGTGTAGATGGCAGTGGGCTTGGGGACTCTAAGATCCCAAGCATCTCTAAAACTGAGACCCCAGATTCAGCAGTGAATGGACCCGTTTCCCTGAGCACTAACGACGCGAGCATAGCCAGTAATCTCCAAGCGATGTCCACCCAGCTGTTTCAGACCAAACGCTGCTTTCGCTTGGCTCCCACTTTCAGCAACATCCTTCTGAAACCAAACAGCGAGCCAGCTGTCTTAAAGGATGGACTAGACAACAAGCCATGCGTCAATGGAGATCTGGAGAAACCCAGCTTGGCAGAGCAAG atgaTGTGTCTGACTCCGAGGAAAGCATTTCAAGTAACAAATCCTGCAGGAACGAACGATCCCTTCAGGAGAAGCTAGAGATCGTGACCAACGAGGGGCTGCTTCTCACCGTCAAGGTGTTCCTGGACTGGCTGAGGACAAACACAGACCTCATCATCATGTGTGCTCAG AGCTCTCAGAGCCTGTGGAACAGGCTGTCTGTGCTCCTGAAccttctgccttctgctgcagacCTGCAGGAATCAG GACTGGACCTTTGTGATGAAGTCAAGGACATGCTGAGCGGCGCTGAGCTGCCAGACCTGCACACCAACTTGCTGCTCCCAGAAGATGTGGCCCTGCGAAATCTGCCCCCTCTGAAAAATGCACACAAGAGGTTTAACTTTGAGCAGGACCGCCCAATTTTCTCAGCAGTGGAGGAG TCTGTTGTTCGGATTTGCTGCATTCGGAGCTTTGGCCACTTCATTACCCGCTTGCAGGGCAGCATCCTGCAGTTCAACTCAGAGCTTGGGATCTTCATCAGCATAGCACAGTCAGAGCAAGACAACTTGCTGCACCAGGCCCAAGCCCAGTTTCACATG gctgcagaggaagctCGTCGGAACAGGCTAATGAGAGATATGGCTCAGCTTCGACTGCAG CTGGAGGTTTCTCAGCTGGAGGGAAGTCTCCAGCAGCCCAAAGCACAGTCAGCCATGTCTCCTTACCTCGTCCCGGACACCCAGGCCCTCTGCCAGCACCTGGCTGTTGTCAAGCAGTTGGCCACCAGCGGGAGGTTCATAATCATCATCCCTCGAATAG tgaTCGATGGCTTAGACTTCCTGAAAAAGGATAACGCAGGTGCTCGAGACAGCATCCGGTATCTGGAGGCAgaatttaaaaagggaaacag ATACATTCGTTGCCAGAAAGATGTCGGGAAGAGCTTTGAGAGGCATAAATTGAAGAGACAAGATTTAGACGCCTG GAATCTCTATAAAATACTGGACAGCTGCAGACAGCTGACAGTGTCCCAAGGGAACGGAGAGGATGACACCACGGGAATGGTCACCATCATCACAGGCTTTCAGCTGGAAGACCCAAGCACGCTCTCGGCACCCATGCAG TCTGCCATCCAGGCAGCCACCAGTGCCAGCGTGGAAATAAAAAACGTTCTGGAGTTCTACAAGCAGTGGAAAGAGATGGGCTGA
- the LOC121060825 gene encoding osteocalcin isoform X1 codes for MKALVLLVLLALLTLGLCRRASERSVSADESPSSEAFISKRASAEMARRHKRNYIYDSSVYGAVPAWNPLEAKREVCELNPDCDELADHIGFQEAYRRFYGPV; via the exons ATGAAGGCCCTCGTCctgctggtcctgctggcccTCCTGACCCTCGGCCTCTGCCGCAGGG cctctgagCGCTCCGTCAGCGCCGACGAGTCGCCCAGCTCCGAAG CCTTTATCTCCAAACGTGCCAGCGCCGAGATGGCGAGGAGACACAAGAGGAATTACATCTATGACAG CAGCGTCTACGGAGCTGTACCCGCCTGGAACCCCCTGGAGGCCAAGCGCGAGGTGTGCGAGCTGAACCCCGACTGCGATGAGCTGGCCGACCACATCGGCTTCCAGGAGGCATACCGGCGCTTCTACGGCCCCGTTTAG
- the LOC121060825 gene encoding osteocalcin isoform X2, giving the protein MKALVLLVLLALLTLGLCRRASERSVSADESPSSEAFISKRASAEMARRHKRNYIYDSVYGAVPAWNPLEAKREVCELNPDCDELADHIGFQEAYRRFYGPV; this is encoded by the exons ATGAAGGCCCTCGTCctgctggtcctgctggcccTCCTGACCCTCGGCCTCTGCCGCAGGG cctctgagCGCTCCGTCAGCGCCGACGAGTCGCCCAGCTCCGAAG CCTTTATCTCCAAACGTGCCAGCGCCGAGATGGCGAGGAGACACAAGAGGAATTACATCTATGACAG CGTCTACGGAGCTGTACCCGCCTGGAACCCCCTGGAGGCCAAGCGCGAGGTGTGCGAGCTGAACCCCGACTGCGATGAGCTGGCCGACCACATCGGCTTCCAGGAGGCATACCGGCGCTTCTACGGCCCCGTTTAG